Below is a window of Syngnathus acus chromosome 8, fSynAcu1.2, whole genome shotgun sequence DNA.
ACCACTTGAGCCAGCTGGTTGTAGATGTCAGGGAAGGATCGAGCGGATAATGTCGCATTAGTATCGGAGCGCCGGAGTATGTCGACCGGGAATACTCCACCGACGCAAGTGATGACGGCGTGAATGCTTTCCGGGTAAACCTATGGAAGGGAAAACATAGAATGATTACAAATGGAGATTTCTGACAAACTCGGATTTTCCCGTACCTTAATTTCATCTCGACTCTGGCCGGGAATTCGGGTGGCGGCGAAAAGCTCCGATTGCTGCGTTCGTTCCATGGGCACGTCCCCATCCAGCATATTGGGCTGGCTATACAGCTTAGCCGCCGCCCAAAGCAGAGCGGCCGCTCTCGTCAACTGGTTGCATCCCTTCGCTTTGGACGGAAGAAGAACAACCGGAAGGGCCGTGGCGGTTGACAGAGGGTCGGCACAGGCCAACAGACTTTTCTTGAACTGATCCGTCACCCAATTCTCTTGGCCTGTAGCCACGGTTACTAATTTTCGCTGGGCTTCTTCGAGAAGCGGCTTCTGCTTCTCCAGGGTGCTTTTGAAGTCAGCATAACCGTCGGGACTTAAGGTGAGCTGGAGAACGCGGCAGACTTCCTGCAAGGTCACTTCCATCTCTGGAACGGGGTAGTTGAGAAGAGCCATCCTGTTGAACATTGGGGAGCTGCCAAGAGAGGTGgacttgtttatttgtggCACTGGACACTCAGTGTGAAACACAATTACAGATGTTGAGCCAAAGGTTCAGCGATTCAACCGCAGACTGAATTGGTCAGGCTCACATAATCATGAATGtattaaatattaatcaaTGCGCAAGATCAACTTTGATGTGCTGCTTCTAATCTCCTTTTGTATTATTGTCACAAGATGTCCTATTGAAGGTTTTTGGTCAATCTGTATCGAATCTAATTGATTAATTTGGTTGACCGAGCGGAGATTCTAATCGAGTGCACACACCAATGCACGCGGTTCAAATAATTGACACAATGCAGGCTGTATGGATTGGTTGGAATTTGCGGAGAGCAAGGATACTTGTCTTGTGACTCCAATAGCTTAATAATTAGATCAGCAGAAGCAGAGGACTAACTCCCACTGTCCTTAAACATGTACTTGTAGGTTAAGTGAATACTTTAAATTGTTGGTCAAGTTTTCGGTCTAAATTTTGAGCCGTCTCGAGTGTAAGCCACCTCtcgtaaaaaaacaataaagcaaATTATTACACAAATATACATCGGCTGATGTGGTTACATCAAATTAGAATTTAAGTTTATGCAGGTTAGAGTTGGAAAATGTTTATACAGATGATATCGTCAAAATATGTATTGCCTATTGTGCATAAATCAAAAGATTATTTTAGCTGAGAAGTTGAGTAGTATTAGTATTTAGGGAAGGGATGGCATGGTGGTAGGTATAATCGATATTTAGGAATGGATTgatattttccacatttttaaattaaaaaaaaaagaatttttaaGTCATCGGATATGAAGTGTTTTTTCGAGGGATGCAAAGTGTTTACTGCTGAAGACATTGGAGCGAGCTGATGCAAGAGGCTGCATGATATTAATTATGTTAGCAGTTCACTTGCCATGTACtgatattgtatttttccttttaaattgTTACTTTTGCAACATTATTATTTGCACACTATTtataggaaaaaaataatgaaaaaaaagggggggggggcaacattATTTAACCCAATGTACAATACAtgttacattttattattattatttatcttgGAGACTTCCAAAGTGTTTCATATTGACATATCACTCGGAAAAACATTCTAAGAAAACCACCATCCTGTTTGAAGACGAACATTTTAGCTTttttaggaaaataaaatatatttagtgAAATTATGTATTTTCCTTAATAAAAAGACACATCAAGATGCAGGATAATAACCTAAGAATAAAATATGCTCACCGCAATGTCGAAATTTCTCCCAGGCCAGGCCAGTCGGAATGAAAGAAGAATGGCTCACGGGAGAAAACTTGGGTTTGTCTCTAATGAAAGTGCAGTGACTCTTGTTAAGCAATTTAAATTCCTGCCCCACACCCCCGCCCCCGCAgttctcatttttgtcttgtatTCTTCATTTCGTATTTCGTTCTTTTTACAaagttacaaataaaaaaagtggacATACACATCTGTGTTCAGAATTAAACAATCACGTTCAAATAAAGGAACATCAATATGCAACCAGGGCCATGGACAACAAATTGTGGACATGTTTTGAACTCACCACACTGCTCTGTCAAATCCACATCACATGGTTTATATTTTCAGCCATGCTCTCCACTTCCATTCCATTGCATTGGTGGCCTCTTTTGAGTAGATCTCGGATTTGTTGTGTGGCTGTAGGTTGTTCCACTCATTTTGGACAAGATGTGCAAGTGCATCAAAAAGAACATCTGTGGAGACAAAGCCTGGATTAATCAGATGCATCGAATCCAGCATTATAACCTTAAATTGATAGAGTGACATTATGTCAAGCTGGGTGACGATGCGGCGACAATGTACAACTTTGCACTGGAACTATTTCAACTGCTTTTTCTGAACACTAAATAAAGTTCAGAAGTTCTAGTTGGCTATTCCTGACATTCTTGTAGTCACGTTTTATTGCACACGCCAGTAAGGGTATGAACGACTGTCAgagcagtcttttttttatatatataatttcgATTAAAACCAATATTTACTAAGTAAGGAATTTGCAGAAAGAAATGATGACGATAAAACTTGGACGAACAAGTGTAACCGAGTTTACTGCATCTCTGGCGCCCTCTACTGTTGGCCGCGTGGACCACATTTCGACACCATCATGGCGGCACAGGCTCGCGCAGTTGTCTCAGGCCAGTGGCTAGCGGACGCAATCCGAAACGGCCTTGTAGGCTCAAAGATTCGCGTTCTCGATTCGTCATGGTACCTCCCGATAACAAAACGGGACCCGAAAGCAGAGTTCGCGGAGAAGCACATCCCGGGAGCTTCGTTCTTCGACATAGACGAGTGCAGTGACCAAAGTTCACCGTATGATCATATGTTGCCTACGAGCAGCCACTTTTCACGCTACGTGGGCGAGCTGGGCATCGGCAACGACACGCATGTGATTGTGTACGACACGAACGGCTTCGGCTCGTACAGCGCCCCACGCGTCTGGTGGATGTTCCGACTGTTCGGTCACAACTCTGTGTCGGTGCTGGACGGGGGTATGAAGAACTGGTTGGCGGAAGGGCGACCGGTGACGTCAGAACAGGTGAAGCCGGAGTGCAAAGACTTTAAGGTGACTACGAACCCTGCGTGGGTCAAGACTTATGAGGACGTGCTGGAGAACATCAGCACCAAGAAGATACAGGTGGTGGATGCAAGATCTGCGGGCAGGTACAGGGGGATCGAACCGGAGCCTAGAGAGGGTGAGCAGTTTGTGACATATATGAAAATGACCATTCTTattacaaaatacaaacaagtaGAAGGTCGTTCAAGTTCAGAAActttcacaaaaataacagcACTTGGTAGCCCTGAACAAATCTAGATGTGTGTTGTATAACTTTTGGTCAATTTATCAACAGGTACCCTACCAGGCCACTTTCCCGGTGCGATCAATATGCCGTTCACTTCTTTCCTGGACTCCTCCGGAAAGTATCTGGCCAATGAGGACCTGTCCAGACTGTTCAAGAAAGCTGAGGTAAAACCGGACCAGCCATTGTGGGCCACCTGCGGTTCTGGTGTGACGGCGTGCCTCGTGGTTCTGGCCGCTCACCTGCTCGGGCACCCGGGCGTGTGCGTTTACGACGGCTCCTGGGCCGAGTGGTTTAAAAGAGCATCTCCTGAAAATGTCATCTCAGAGGGAGAAGGAAAGAAGATGTGATAAGAGTAATAGTTGAACATTCAGAAATATGCTATGAACCACAGTGATGTatgtaaagatttttttttccctcaagtgacgtttttttcttttggctgtgTTGGTGGTTCAAAATCAAAGTGCACTTTTTGATTCGAGAGGTGGCAAATCATTCATAAAAtgcattctttcacttttatatGATTCCATCATGCTCATGGGTCATCCTCATTATTCATTAACCGAAAAAGTAGGCTaattattcatctttttaatggGAGATTTTGCAGAAACCTGATCTGATTGCAGATTGTATTACACTTTATTAAAGACAACTTGAAATTGCACGTGTTGCTGTTTGTGCCGTGTTGAATgactttaatcttttgtttttgaaatgtggctGAGGTTTAGAACATAATGGAATGTTTCTCTACTTCTCAGACATCTGGtactattttttctttttaaactctTTAGTAGGTTTTTGTGTGCTAATGTTTAACGTGCACGTTTTTAGGGCTCAATTAATCTACTTTTTAGGAATAAAACCTTTTTTATGAATACTTGGGCcaggcaattttattttagatgGCGCTGAATGGATAAAGTCGGAAAACCACTGATTAGAGAATGACGTATTCACGCAAATGATAAAGGTTTTGCAAGTGAACAACAAATGGACCCGCCTTGCGCAACCCCCCCCAGAAAGTAGTCGACAAAGCCAAATTTCCACAGAATCTCCACCGATATGGCGGCGGCACAAGCGGTGGTCTCAGCCAAGTGGCTTGCGGACGCAATAAGAAACGGTCTCGTTGGCTCCAAGATTCGGGTCCTGGACTCGTCATGGTACACCCCAGCAACTAAACGGGACCCGAAAGCGGAGTTTGCAGAGAGGCACATCCCGGGAGCTTCATTTTTCGACATGGTGGAGTGCAGTGACCGGAGCTCACCCTACTGCTTCACGCTCCCTGCGAGCAAGCACTTTGCACGCTACGTGGGTGAGCTGGGCATCTCCAACGACACGCATGTGGTGGTGTATGACGCGCACGAGTTCGGTTTGTACACCTCGCCGCGAGTTTGGTGGATGTTCCGACAGTTCGGCCACAGCTCGGTGTCGGTGCTCGACGGGGGCTTGAAGCACTGGTTGGCCGAGGGGCGTTCGGTGACGTCGGGGGAAGACGCGAAGCCCGAGCGCAAAGATTTCCAGGTGACCACGAACCCTGCTTGGGTGAAAACTTACGAGGACGTGCTGGAGAACATCAGCACTAAGAAAGTCCAAGTGGTGGACACCAGGCCTGCGGGCAGGTATAGGGGGCTCGAACCGGAGCCCATAGAGAGTGAGtagcttttctcttttcttttcactgcTGCTTTATCTATAAATCAAAAatagtatttattattttcactagcgctcttttatttttgtgtgctaAGTTTGCCATCTCATAAATGTATACTTATCTTGATTGTTCTTATCTTATTTATTGATCTTATTCTTGTGTCACATGACTGGGCAagttgccacaagatggcgcaaATCCCCCTGTATACAAAACAAGTTATCCCGCATGCTGGACTTTGGAATGTTGAAAACTTGCTGGGGATTTGCCTGGTCATGTAATACACGGTTAAAAAACTGCACTCCTGGAGATTTGAGTGATGCCCAACAATTTAAGATACAATCATATCCGCAGGCTCAGCGAGCACTTAAATTAGGCAGGCGCAAACATACAAAACTAGAATGGTCAGGTGTTTTTCCACATTCATTTGTTGCCTTACttggtcttttttgtttttaaataattattttgtgacAGAAACGTTACCTGGCCACTTCCCCGGTGCAGTCAACCTGCCATTTACCTCCTTTCTGGACTCCTCTGGAAGGTTTTTGGCCAACGAGGACCTGTCCAGAAAATTCAAGGAAGCCAAGCTCCAGTTGGACCAGCCGCTGTGGGCCACCTGCTCTTGCGGCGTGACGGCTTGCTTTGCTATTCTGGTTGCTCAGTTGCTCGGACGCCAGGACGTGTGCCTTTATGACGGCTCCTGGTCCGAGTGGTTTCAGAGAGCGTCTCCTGAGCACATCATCTCTGAGGgagagggaaagaaaatgtgagagATCTGTGTTACAACTGGATGAaatattagcattagcacagTTTCTAACACCAAATTAACTTGTTACTCAAGTAGCATTGATACTTGAACTATGCAGCAGTTTGCAGATACCTCTATCGTACCTTTTTATGCTATTCATCTATATCACATAGTACAATATATGTTTGCAGTGTATAAAAAGCaattgatgtttgttttaatgacgAGTAGGCTTTTAATAAATCATGCAtcaattgtatttttgcttCAGTTTTCATTTAGGATTTCATTTAAGCATTTAcgcatttattcattcaccATTCATTCAACCAGGTCAGAAATTCAGCATTTAGCTTGTTTTGGGGTGGTGTTTGCAGGAGATTAGAACATAACATATTTTATCACACTTGGGCAGATGCCATGCGTATCTACTGTTCATCTAAGTGTCCCCACATGACCACAGTCAGAGAGCATTTACAGGGATGACGAGACACATAAGTTATTGACAACATCAAACAATTGCAAGTTAATATAAGTGAGAAACGTTTTAAATATATGTTGTATGAAATTTGTGAAAGATTTTGGATGAATGTTGACGTTGATGACGTGAATGAGTTATTCAAAAGACAAGTCCTTCAACTGTTATGAACGGTGCCACAACAAAGATGGCCGTCGGACTTCACGTAGGTCCCTGGGCTGTCCACAAAAGTGCCTGCAGGTCCTcccgaaataaacaaattggGGTCCTCTTTAGCCATATGCTAACGGCAGAGACAGGCTTACAATAGATAGACAATTTTGCTCATTTGAACAAATCGGtgaaggaaaaaacaacatccTCGTTGTATATTAGACGAGGAATGTTGAACAAACTACCGTTATATCGGTTGGATCACTTACGTCCCTAGCGGCccattattttccttttccaaCGACGAAGGGTGTATTT
It encodes the following:
- the LOC119125484 gene encoding 3-mercaptopyruvate sulfurtransferase-like — protein: MAAAQAVVSAKWLADAIRNGLVGSKIRVLDSSWYTPATKRDPKAEFAERHIPGASFFDMVECSDRSSPYCFTLPASKHFARYVGELGISNDTHVVVYDAHEFGLYTSPRVWWMFRQFGHSSVSVLDGGLKHWLAEGRSVTSGEDAKPERKDFQVTTNPAWVKTYEDVLENISTKKVQVVDTRPAGRYRGLEPEPIEKTLPGHFPGAVNLPFTSFLDSSGRFLANEDLSRKFKEAKLQLDQPLWATCSCGVTACFAILVAQLLGRQDVCLYDGSWSEWFQRASPEHIISEGEGKKM
- the LOC119125483 gene encoding 3-mercaptopyruvate sulfurtransferase-like, translated to MAAQARAVVSGQWLADAIRNGLVGSKIRVLDSSWYLPITKRDPKAEFAEKHIPGASFFDIDECSDQSSPYDHMLPTSSHFSRYVGELGIGNDTHVIVYDTNGFGSYSAPRVWWMFRLFGHNSVSVLDGGMKNWLAEGRPVTSEQVKPECKDFKVTTNPAWVKTYEDVLENISTKKIQVVDARSAGRYRGIEPEPREGTLPGHFPGAINMPFTSFLDSSGKYLANEDLSRLFKKAEVKPDQPLWATCGSGVTACLVVLAAHLLGHPGVCVYDGSWAEWFKRASPENVISEGEGKKM